The genome window ATCATATATAAGCAAAATTAAGCTGTTCTCAAAAGGAAAAGCTGGATAAAATGGAAACCCAGTACGCCAAATAGAGTTCACAACAAGCCCATCGGCCACCAGAATCAATATCACATGCAGtcgggggaaaaaaaaggtcaaaaaattCACAATAAAATACCTGATACTCCTGCGTAAGCCAATAAGCAGTAATCAAAGAGTAGCAAGAGAAGCGAGTCTTCGCTTAAAGTAAGAATCACTTCACTTTTTGGGCACAAATGGCGAGGATGCTCGATCTACAGAACCCAAGATTCAGTTATTCAAAAAGAGTAAAAAGATCTTCACTTTTTCTCTGCCTTTTagtaaacaaaaacaaagaatgcTACGAACCCAAATAGAAATTGGAATTTTCTAATTACAAGTTTACAACGAATAGAGAAATGATATACATACCGGGATCTCTAGATGAATCCAAGAGACGGGCCTGAGTTCTCCATTGAAGCACTAATGGCCGACAAGGCATGCTCTATTATATGTCTATATCtcctccctctttctctctctagtggGGGGCTCTTTTTCATCTCCTCTGATATACATATAGTGCTTGCTAATAAAGTAGAGTTAAGCTAACTGCGTGTCAAGCAAAAAGTTCAAATCTTCCTCGGCAAAAATTTCTGGGATTTCCTTGATTTGACAGCTTTTCTTTGATTGCTTTGGTTGGTCGGTTTAgactaaaaaaaacaataatattagAAAGAGGCCTTCACGTCACTTTGAAGCCATGTGTTTCTCCTTCCCCTAAAAACCATTCATTTCAGCAAATATTAACAATTTCaaagttcataaaaaaaatctatggaCAGTGAAGATAAACAGGATAAGACATGAAGGTGGACTTGCCAGTGGACCCAGCAGCAATCTCTAGATTTGGACCAATTAAAATGGGTGAGTCTGTCCAACCACTTGCTTTTATGTTCATCATCAGACGGCCCAGGTTTGCTTGGATCTTGACTACTAAAACCATGCAATTATGCAAACCATGAAAGATTGAGAAATTGGTAGACCCCACACACACAAATAGGAAGAAGACTAGAAGAGTGTGTGATGTTACCGTATTTTCTTTTGGAGGTGGGggtgggttgggttgggtcatcTCCACTAACAGCCATCAATCCATTTCAGTTAGTCTTGATTCTTTGCACATTTGGCACAATGAAATGAGTTTTCATTCTAATGAATTTAGGCACAAGGCGTTGTCTGTCTCTTTCTGATTTTGGGTGTTGTGTTGTGTTCACATGACATGAGTTTTGCttaataaaaatcaaatctagTTCAAATACCATtacaatttgaaagaaagaATCGTTTAGGAGAGAGTGTTTCCTCTCTCTAGAGGTTATGGGCTCGATTATTATTGAATTCATGCATAgatttttcatgtgtttgtatTATTGGGCCGTCGTCTATGATATTTAAACATTTCTTAGGCGGATTGAATTTTGCTTATATATCGCTCGGCTTTGTTATACCggatcgatgtgggattccagTCTTGACATTTCCTCACATTTGTGTGGTGGGTTATACCAAACTCAACTAGTTGATATGTAGAGGCTTGTGCAACTATATCAGACATTGCTTCGATATCATATTGAAATTCTTAACCCAAACACATTCAACATATTGTCCATTTTAGGCCACGAACTCGTACGCATTTATTTATCTTAGGTCATTGCCAATTATTCTTAAACTCAGAAAACGCGTCTTCAAGAGTCCAAAAAGTCTCTTTCTTTGCGTTTGGAAGTTATAAAAATCTCATACAATCATAATTTGTTTAATGATTTTGtccatttataaattttttttgttctttgaacagGCTGCATGTAGGTCCTTCTATCACAGATTCTGTGTGTAGTCCCATTTATTGTTTAATTAAGGACTTGTTGTCCCAATTATAGGGTGTCAAACTcccttttaataaaataatttttaaaacccTTGAAGTTTTTTTATACTTCTGAAAAGCAAGAGCATTCATGAATGTTCATTTCAACAGGTCCAAATATTATTAATCTTTACATTACTTATTATTGTAGTTGTTTCAAACCATTGTTATTGGAATTGAGATCTCATATACattattattagtttattagtaCTACTAATATAATTAACATAGTTTGAGGTGCAATCAAACATTTGGTCTTATTtggataatttatttatttttttctattaaTTTGTCCGCTAATGCAAACTAGACTCCACCGTTGTCAGATTATGAGACTCTAATGTAAGACTCACTTAACATGCAACACTTTCACATTTATTGAGATAAAATGTGGGTCATATTTTGGgatctcaaatattattcaTACGTAAAAAGAGGACCCACATAGGCCTATTAAATGTCCAAACCCATACCATATACTAATTAATATGTGGTCTTGGTTACCTAGATGCTGTGTATTGCAATTGGCGTGTATAGGGGACAATCATATAGGTGTATATAAAGTCTTAGGTATGGACTGTGGGGCAGCATTTTCATTAATGAATACATTTCTTATACTATTTTTGTCATCTATAACATCTATGTGAACTGTCAAGTGTTTAGAAAAAACAATAACGAGAGTTGGTTCGGTTGATAATTggttgagttagacatatgtatgctcaatattcgatttcaatgagaatcatatttctcaaaaaaaacccaaatatctaccaaacaaacccaaaaCTTCATCGAAGCAAAGGATAATAAGGATCTGCACCTCACTAACCTGATAATTTTATGTGAGGTAGCCAGCCAAAATGACCAAATTGAAAGTGGGTTTGGAGTTAGAAAAGAGGTGGGTTTTTGGGTGATCCAAGGTGGTGGAACACATGATAGTACTGACTGACTGTCAGTGGGCTAAAAAAGGGACCAAACTTTTTATGAGTAGCAGTTGGAAATTATAGAAAAGTTGATGAGCCAGAGCCACTAGCTTCAAATTGGCCAGTGTGCATAACATTCACTGGAATAGTAGTGTCAACAAATGCAACTCTTGTGACATTTTATGGTGCATAAACCCTGAAACAAACATCAGAGTCCCCCCAATTCTCTCCCCTTTCCTTATCTCTGATGGTGAAGATTTGAGAAACTTCCTtgggctctctctctctctctctccatgcTAATGCTAGCTAATATTGTGTGTATATCGttgtcatgattttttttagtttcagTAGGACCTCTACTGGGGTTCTTTTGGAAGAACAAAACAACACGGGCCTTGGGCCTAATCATGGACGATACCTAATATGGATTGGACGCAAAACCTCTCTCACATCCTTCTACTTTTCATTCCTCtcaattataacatgatatatTAGTGAAAAGCCTTTTAAAGGTCACTTAATTTTATCATGTAACATTAATTTATAGACGTAATATATAAGTTTATATCAAATTTGAAGTGTAGTTATGTGCCCTAAATGATAAATTAGTGTATGTGCATACAAATATATTTAGAGAGAAACTATCCATTAGTTAGGCAATGGATAATAAAGGTCCGTTCAAGCATAACTCAGTTTCTTCAACAAATTTTTTGCTGTCTTGATTTAGCGACACTCTTGTAAATTTTACTTATTCAGTTGGCCATGGGTAGGTGTGCTTCATTGTTTctacatttatttattaattggtTTTTCATGATCTTCATGTATTTTTAGTCATTGGGATATGTTTATGTGAATATGACTACAAAATGGCAGTGAAAAAGTCTCTGCACCACTTTCATTCCTGAGATATTAgaggaaaattaaaaatataatcaataatgaagaaaaaaaagtgcaCAATCATGTTATTATTTTCATGGTAAGCAAAGCAGGTTGTTCTATAAACCTTCTATTGTTACTTTCAGAAATCTCATCACAACCACCGAGATCAGTTTGGTTTTAGATGTAATCAGTCCCACGTCGGAGGGCTTACAATCCCTAAATCAAAATTGATTATTATGATTCCTTCGCAAAGCTTTCACTGAACCAATACAGATTCACTCCCAACACAAATGATCACATTTGAAACCCGTCAATCAGGTATTCTCCATCCAAAATCCAACCATTTCAACACATCAagtaatcaataatacaccctTCAATTTATCAGCTGAAAAATAACAGTAAACAAAGAATACATTCCAGCATCCCAAATCAAGAATGGAGAGCatatttggtttctttaccCTCATTTTTGTCCTCTAAATAACCACGCCTTGCAAAAGCCTAATACTCACGCTAATATTGACAATAATCAACATTATCAAATAATTTTACCTTCAAAAATGAAACCCAAGTTCCAATATCTAGCTATTGTAGATCAATAGCAACGCAAAAACTGCCCCTCCTCAAGATGGTCACTAAAGAAATGTACAACAGTTGACGAACTATAAGTCCATAACAATTAGATAGAGAACAGGACACCCATTCAATTCAAGAAAGAACCACAAGGCTAACCTAGCCTCTTTACAAAAACTAGTTCCAGAAAGGAAGCTATTAAATTTTCCTGCAAACTCTTTCACCCTCTCCGCGATTATTAAGATATTGCACCCCACAATAAGTGTAGGGAGATCTCAATCAAGCTCCAATTACTTCATAGAATTAGATTCCAACAATTAAAACGTGTTCAATATACAACCCAAACCGAAATGCCGAAATAAATTGCTAAGCATTATATCAGTCACATACCGAAAACTGTCCATCACAAGAATTTCGCTGAACCGCTTCCATGTCATCATCACCTTCAACTCAAGATTTAAACAGTTCTTTCTCATAAATGAATTTAtctcagacaaaaaaaaatttaaaaattcaaaatttgagaacaaaaatgataaaatttgtATTAGGAATATAGAATGAATTTATCTCagacaaaaaaacattaaaaaaatcaaaatttgagaACTACACAACAAATTAGAAATATAGAAGCTAAATTTTTCCTGATGGAAGCAACATGAGATAAAATCTTACAAATACCAATCTAGATAACTTTTTCGCATTCCTAAAATAAGTTAACCCAAAAGACGACTTGAAATGGTGAGACCCTTCACATCAACTATCCAAGACACAACATAATACACAACCCTCTTTGCAAAAAAATCCATACCATTCCGCCATTTCTTTCACCTCCAATCCAAACAAGCAGCGAAAAAATAATGCTTGGACAAGACCAATGACActacattttcttcttctatttctaAAACCAAAACCAGAACCAGAAGGCAATCAACCACCAAACAATCAAAAGCACACTAAGTCAAAATTTGCCAAGCAGATTTTCATTAAAGCAAATCACTTTCATCTAAGCATCTAACCCCATTAcagaaaaccctaaaccctaactattctaagaaaaaaaattcaaaaagaactacaaaaaagaattaaaaactACTTTCCCATTACACTACCCTTTCACCATATGCTTGAACAATCCCATCACCTGCTTCCGTTTCCTCATTTCAATTACCTTCCTGTGTGAATTTGAATGCAATTCACTCGAGAAAGTGGGGCTGCTAGCCGGACGGTACTCTGGCACCAGTCGACCCGACTTGTACCTAACCCCACAAGCATTACACAATGTTTTCGGCCCCATGGGACCAGCCCGCCACTGCGGCGTCTTTTCAGCACCGCAATGCTGACATTTCCACCCAACTGTCGATACTGTGACCCCTGTCTTCACATTTTTACCAATTTGGCGTCCTGCGCACAAGAACTTCTCATTCAAGAGGTCCTGGCGACGCCGTGTGTAGCGCTTGCTGCGAGCACGGACTGGAATGTGGACGCCACTACAATAACTCATGATATTACTGCTACCATTGGTGATGTTTCCATTGCTATTACTATTGCTGTTGCTGCTGGTGGTGCTATTCTCCAGCACGGAGACTGGGCTATTGTGCTTGGCCAAGCTACCGGGATGCTCGGAGAGGATGTCGACAAATGTTTCAACCACAGGGAATGCGTCTTTGTTAGATAGCCATTCCAACTCTTCCTCCACAATTTCCTGCACATGAGAACAAACGAATGAGCGCACTCGGTAACTCGAACGAGTCCTGTCGCCAAATGGGCCCCCATTCAGACAAAATTGTCATCACTGTTGGAGAGACAACTATGGATAATATCGTAATTTTAAATTGGGTAATAATTCTTTTCGCATGCCGGAATTTATTGGTACGACAGCTCATCGCCATTTAAAAAAaccatttttaatatttaaataagcCGCCAGACTCGGTCCAAAAGTCCAAACCCTAACCAGTCCGAGTTGGACCGATTCCACACCAAACTCCACCGCAAACACCAAACAACCACCGACCCCACACCAAACTCCGCCGCAAAACCCTCCCAAGACGGAAAAAAAGAACCATGAAGGGGTATAAACTTACAGGTAACGAACGGGCAGGATCAAACGGCTCCAAAACGTTGAACGGAGCGGTGGCATGGGTATTCCGTTTAAGATTAGGGAGAGGCTTCCGGTGTTTGGTGTCTTCATCGTCTTTCTCCTCTCCTATGTCGGACGAGAAGTCAAGAAGGTCGTCCATAAAACGGCCCGTCGTGTCAAAAGACTCCATTTCCATACACAAAATACAGAGAGAGAAAACAACAGAACTGTGCTTCTTTAGAGTAAGAaagtctagagagagaaaatatgagagagagtctttcttcttcaatcttcacccattttgttttgattgggAGGGAATGGACGTCGATTTTCCTGGTTCTCTTTTAACTTTATTGCCACTTTTTCCCTTTGTAACGTCTATCGGCCCTTTGGTTCCCTGTGATCGTCCCCATTCTTTCCTTCCATGCACCTCCATCACCATCAACAACCCTCCAAATTTTGACTAAGGTTTGACTCCTAATGGTATCCGTTTGATCTGTCGATATTAACGAGGATAATCATAATATAAATGTGTAAGCGTGGGATACAGTGTCAAATAGGGGTGATAAAATTATGTCTAGTTCAAATGATCGAATTCATTCGATTCGGATTATATCAAGTTGGagcataagttatatgtccgaaaacATGgtccaaatacaaaatttttgttcGATTATTTTGACCATAGCCTGCATTAGGTTATCGTATGATATATTTGTCCGAATTTAAACTAATTtaaatttaatcaattaagtacgttcaaCTTTCAATCCGGATTAGCGTACAAACATATAAATGTTTCGTGAAAACGTACTCTTGTTCAATCCGAAACAGACCGGAACCGATTTTTCTTTTGCCAGTGGTCAATTACCAAATACTCATCCACAAAAATGGTACGTAGACGTAAATACGGTGAAAGTGGAGGGCAATTTGTGAGAAAGAAAGCGGGCCTGTTACGCAACGCAGCGCACTTGGGCGATCACAACGATGTGGCTCATCCAATAAGGTGCAAGGTACACGTCACAGAAATAATGGTACGATGACACGTGGAAGTCAAATGGTCTTGGATTTTTCATTTGGAATTGAAAAGTCTTCTATGCCCCCGACACCGCACGTGGCGGCGATGATCTTGTGGTCAGTGGACCCGTCACTGTAGTAATTtacttagggcaaatgcaatggtgaagtggtattgggccaacaaagatgttgtcttttgctgatgtggctgtattgtaaaatgtgttttgcttatgtggctgtattgggataagtgttttgctgatgtggatgtattgatatttaaagtTTTgctgtagttttgttgtggataatatggaggaatggaatgttgttgggttgggtggaaagagaaagtgtgtgggaagaaaaagtgtatagaaatttgtgttttgctgatgtggctgtattagaatacgtgtttgacttgactttttgtgtaatagaggtgggaccgggccaacaaaaatgttggcccagtaaattgtttcttattgcatttgcccttactaGTCATATGCACTGTACGAGGTCCAGTTGGGTCTAATTTGGTAGCCAGAGCCAAAGCACTCCACTACAAGGTAGGGGTGGGGAagtccttatttatttatttatttgttaaagTCGCATGTGCATAGGGGGTCCACAAGACCGTAGCCCATGTTACCCCCGTCTGGGAGCTGATGGTGGGAATAAAAGGGAAGGTTCACGTAGAGGTGCCAAAAAAATGTTGGTTTCGGATGGGATAATATTAGaggtttataaaatatttacatatccggATTAAAGTATAGATAAGTAAATTGAACAATAATCTAATGTAGGTTAAGTTTCGaacaaataaatcggataagatttatgtgtttggattaGGACTcggttttaaatcggacaaaaattttatgtttaggatttgaatttcaaacgcataacttatgttcaaaattgatttaattcGACTTTTTAAGGGTCACTTGCTATGTACGACTTTTTgtcacaaatatatatgtagtccATATTCAATAAATCTGTGATAATTCATTTTTGATAGGATCACTTTGAATTGACATGAAGGGCCTTTCCAACTTGCAAGCGCATCAATGTTTGTTCTTTTCCTCCAAGGACTTTATATACTTTTCAATGGACAAAGTCATTTGTTGCACATTGTTTTGCTTTAGTTACAATTGGACATAGGATTTTTAAGACCAAAAGAGAAGTATAATCCCTTCATTTCTATAGAGAGTGGCATTTGGACTTGGGTTTGTCAGAATACCACCAAATCATATGATATATAAACATGTCCAAATTCGTGTAACATACATAGGCCTTTTCATGAGCTCATGTATCATTAAGAGAATCGGTATATGAATAATAAAGTCGTGCGGACTCGAAGTATTCACGATATTCGAATAACATAAAACGGACAATATATTTGATGTGAGTAGgatttgaaattttcaatagATTCATCATTTGAGTCATCGGACTATGAAGATAGGACTACCAAAGCCCAACATAGTCCAAAATGTACTAAAAGCCCAAATATAAGCCCAGTCCAATTATCAAATCAAGACAACAGTTTGAATATATGTCCTGTGTACTCAAACAGGCATTACCCCAGAAAACTAGTCTCCAATAATCTGCAGAAAACCATTAGAGAACACATTTTCTTTTGCTTCGATGTTTTAGGTGAATTGGTATGTGAGCAAATTTACCAGTGGGTCTAATAAGAATTTCCTTGACTCATTCTTATCTATTTCTTTTTATGGATTGGACCCAGAAGTGACatgatttttttatcaattttggCAGTGtctgttttcaatttttgtttgtgGTCCTTCGAGAAAAAAGAGTAGCTCAAGAGACCAACATATGGCTattggtaattttttttctattgggagccaacaaaataatgataatcaacaaTAGAATTGAAAAACGTTAATAAAACAAACCTTTCATGGTcccataattaaataaaaagtaACTTAAACAACATCCGTCTATAAGGTTCAGCTACATGAAAAGAGTTGGAAACAAACAAGATAGAGAGGGTCGGGAATAGATAAGATGTACGAAAACAATGATTATACTTTTGATAAACCTAAAAATGAATTGGACTTCAACTTGAACTTCACAGGCTTCttaacacccccccccccccctcggAAGAACCTTTGaagtctttttttcttttcattattaaGACCCTTTCCTTCCTGGATCCCGCAAAATGTTCAATACCCATTATGACAGAGACCACCATGACCATGATGGGAATGACTTGCCAATCTGCGGCGAGTCTTCCGGAGAGATTGGAGCTCACAGGGAGGAGTCTACTTCAGATTGCATGTCAGAGGTGGACTTGGAGGGTGGAGCTCTTGAGAGGGAAGTGCATTCAGGTAACAagggagagagaagagattGTAGGATTTGTCATTTGGGTTTAAAGAGTCGTGGTGGGTTAGCAGCTATTGAATTGGGTTGCTCCTGTAAGGGTGATCTGGGAGCTGCCCACAAGAAATGTGCGGAAACATGGTTCAAGATCAAAGGGAACATGTGAGTAAAAGGCCTCAACTTTTCTCTTCTCAAGACTCTGTGTCTGTGTGTTACAAGTTTTGGgtttttgagaattttgtgtCTTTGTGCATACTTCATGTGTGATTTTGGGAGTTTCAGCTTCTTGATTGAAATTTGTTCAATTTGGGCATCTTTGTGGCTTAACTTGTTTGTGTTCCAACCATGGGATACTCTTGTTTCTATCTGTTTGTCTGCTTTGTGCATTGAACTTGTGAATATGCTTTCGCTGATTTGCAGTTAAGAATATACCCAGGATTTGTGCAAAACTATGTAAGGCAATCCTATGGTTTTTTTCAACATGATTTATCTCTCCGGACTTCGGCGAAAATAATCTCAGCAGACGTCAGGAGTTCGATTGTTCGATTCTAAATTAACGTAACTATTTCCATGTAGTTTGCGCTGCACCTCAGCACAACTAATCTATTGGGTGGGTTTGCGCATGCCTAGCCCTGCCCAAGTTTGGTTTTAATGAGCTATCCAAAGAACATGCTTGTTGAGTTGttcttggttaccaaaaaaaatctttaagtTTTTTTCTGTTAATGATAAATTATTTCTTTGTTTCCTTACAGCAACATGCAATTTGGATTCCAAGAAGGCAAACTAGCTACttatcttttttgttgtttaaatGTCCTCCATAGTTTATTACATCAAGTACAGAAGATTTGTGCTTCACTTACTCAAATGGGTTCTAGTTAGGCTGGCTTGTCTGTCTTAAACCTGTATGAAGATCTTGTGGTTGTACCAGGAAGAATCTGTTATCTCGTTTTGTGGTGGTGGTGCATTTGTCTGTATGTACCAACATTGACATCAGCAAGTGGACAATGTTTCTTTGAAACATATGATTAGCAGCTGCATGTAGTCTTTCATTATAAGTTGATTAAGGTTTAGAAAGACAAAATATTAAACCACTTGGATGATagcctagttggtgaatctctctagggATCAAACTGTATGGACTCGGGAGGtgctgagttcgattctcattgaGAGCAATACCTTTGTGGCTGAGAAACTTTTGTGCACGCAGGCAAACTTATATGGCGTAAttcggtttttttttaaaaaaaaagacaaaatattgGAAGAACTCTTGCTTCAGTTGCTCTTTTTGTTGTGTGCTCTATCTTTTCAGTCCTAACTCGATTCAAATATTTCATTAGGGTTTGCGAGATATGTGGTGCCACTGCTGTTAATGTTGCTGGTGATCAAGTGAATGAACCAAATACTGCCATGTCCGTGGCCCCATCAGCAGCTGTAGCTCCTGTAATCGCTTCGGAAAATCAAACTTTCTGGCATGGCCGCCGCATAATGAACTTCCTGCTTGCCTGCATGGTCTTCTTATTCTTCATCTCTTGGCTTTTTCACTTTAAAGTCATAAGATGAACTCCTGAGAAAAGATTTGATAACATCTCTGCATCGCGCATTGGCGTAATACCCCTCTGCGGCTCAGCCTACACAGTTGGTCCCCTGTTTCTCTTGAAGTCTTCAGACAACATGGTAAAAGCTTCTGTGTACAATGTAGTACATTTcatgtacatgtatatattctaGTTGCCTTTCATGGTAATCCTGCCTTCTTGTCTTTATATTTTCAATCAAATCTAATGTCCTATATATGTATAGTATTTTgtataacgaatccaacgacataatttttgttcgaaataaaaattaaattcattgcGATCAAAACACTCGATATTCGATCgggatgaatttgattttgatcCTCGGTTATATGTGTTGAAGTATTGGTTATTTGTGGAGCTTTATAGACAAGCAAGGGCTCGAATTACCTTCACACAAACAAGCCACATATATGTAATtgagttgaagtacattccttAGTATTTTAGGTGGATAGTGATCCTCAGTAATGTCTCTGATCCATCCAGGACATGCTGACCAGCCGGTATGAGCGATCGGACTTCAGCAAACCCGAAAGCATTCTTGTATTTGCCAGTCTCACCAGTTATACTCAAATGTGAGTACTTCCCCCCAATCTTGTATACGCCGTAACAGTTGAGGCTATAGCCGAATTCCCCTCCTTCAAACATGGCAGAAAATGCCATCATCTGTGTTGTTCCGTCAGCGGAGCTCGCTACATATACTCCTTGAGCTTTACCTAGTGACTGTGAACCAAGCTCAGGACTAGAGG of Tripterygium wilfordii isolate XIE 37 chromosome 13, ASM1340144v1, whole genome shotgun sequence contains these proteins:
- the LOC120012260 gene encoding uncharacterized protein LOC120012260 yields the protein MFNTHYDRDHHDHDGNDLPICGESSGEIGAHREESTSDCMSEVDLEGGALEREVHSGNKGERRDCRICHLGLKSRGGLAAIELGCSCKGDLGAAHKKCAETWFKIKGNMVCEICGATAVNVAGDQVNEPNTAMSVAPSAAVAPVIASENQTFWHGRRIMNFLLACMVFLFFISWLFHFKVIR
- the LOC120011785 gene encoding GATA transcription factor 1-like → MEMESFDTTGRFMDDLLDFSSDIGEEKDDEDTKHRKPLPNLKRNTHATAPFNVLEPFDPARSLPEIVEEELEWLSNKDAFPVVETFVDILSEHPGSLAKHNSPVSVLENSTTSSNSNSNSNGNITNGSSNIMSYCSGVHIPVRARSKRYTRRRQDLLNEKFLCAGRQIGKNVKTGVTVSTVGWKCQHCGAEKTPQWRAGPMGPKTLCNACGVRYKSGRLVPEYRPASSPTFSSELHSNSHRKVIEMRKRKQVMGLFKHMVKG